A single window of Nocardioides kongjuensis DNA harbors:
- a CDS encoding NUDIX domain-containing protein: MSLHADALGVLTSWRAPDAVEEALRERYVAHLASTPEGMRRASYPDHITAGTLVIDATGERVLLNLHRKAGRWFHFGGHCEDDDATLAAVALREAHEESGLRELAFHPEPVQLDLHTVPFCGERGDVNHLDVRYVAAAPVDATAVVSDESLAVRWWPVDDLPELEPAMHALIARARAILV; this comes from the coding sequence GTGAGCCTCCACGCGGACGCCCTGGGCGTCCTCACGAGCTGGCGCGCGCCCGACGCCGTCGAGGAGGCCCTGCGCGAGCGGTACGTCGCGCACCTCGCCTCCACGCCGGAGGGGATGCGGCGTGCGTCGTACCCCGACCACATCACGGCCGGCACCCTCGTCATCGACGCGACCGGTGAGCGGGTGCTGCTCAACCTGCACCGCAAGGCCGGCCGCTGGTTCCACTTCGGCGGGCACTGCGAGGACGACGACGCCACCCTCGCCGCCGTCGCGCTGCGCGAGGCGCACGAGGAGAGCGGGCTGCGCGAGCTGGCCTTCCATCCGGAGCCGGTCCAGCTCGACCTGCACACGGTGCCCTTCTGCGGGGAGCGCGGCGACGTCAACCACCTCGACGTGCGCTACGTCGCCGCCGCGCCGGTCGACGCGACGGCCGTGGTCAGCGACGAGTCCCTCGCCGTGCGCTGGTGGCCGGTCGACGACCTGCCCGAGCTCGAGCCGGCCATGCACGCCCTCATCGCCCGGGCCCGCGCGATCCTGGTCTGA
- a CDS encoding PPA1309 family protein has product MDYELDVDPALAAAVLEIEGHHARAGWDQPARLYALVDTARLVAQEPALAAQLGLDEPAAQGSLTPVEQEDLPAGQQLEEVLPGIHWPAVVAGCAAVVERLVLPPAADGQVPDDPAAAAEFAREHPDAEEVRIIAGVTRHGASYCALRMRSQDEDMAVMGGNDLVPGLLELLRATLLDDAEDETDE; this is encoded by the coding sequence ATGGACTACGAGCTGGACGTCGACCCGGCCCTGGCCGCCGCGGTGCTCGAGATCGAGGGGCACCACGCCCGGGCGGGCTGGGACCAGCCGGCCCGGCTCTACGCCCTCGTCGACACCGCGCGGCTGGTGGCCCAGGAGCCCGCGCTGGCTGCGCAGCTCGGCCTGGACGAGCCGGCCGCGCAGGGCTCGCTGACCCCCGTGGAGCAGGAGGACCTGCCCGCGGGCCAGCAGCTGGAGGAGGTGCTCCCCGGCATCCACTGGCCCGCTGTGGTCGCGGGCTGCGCGGCGGTGGTGGAGCGACTCGTGCTGCCGCCTGCCGCCGACGGCCAGGTGCCCGACGACCCGGCTGCGGCTGCGGAGTTCGCCCGTGAGCACCCCGATGCCGAGGAGGTCCGCATCATCGCGGGCGTCACCCGGCACGGTGCGAGCTACTGCGCGCTGCGGATGCGCAGCCAGGACGAGGACATGGCCGTGATGGGCGGCAACGACCTGGTGCCGGGGCTCCTCGAGCTGCTGCGCGCCACCCTGCTCGACGACGCGGAGGACGAGACCGATGAGTGA
- a CDS encoding UPF0182 family protein has translation MSELFDEEPERPAPERTGRRTRALVITGVVLIVGFFLLSAFAGLYTDRLWYKEVGFGGVFSKLLWTRVGLFLAFGAVMGGVVALNMYLAFRFRPLFLMAGPDGVDRYRDAVTPIRGWLLAGVGVVVGIFAGTSAIGQWRTFLLWRNAEPWGSKDAYFKKDIGFYVFDLPWWNFVIDFVMAVAIVSLIATAIVHYLYGGIRLQVAHDRFSPAAQVQLSVLLGAFVLMKSVDYYLDRYDLVADDHRLFTGMNYAGENAMLPARNILVGVALICAVLFFLNVWRKTWQLPSVGLALLALSAVLLGMIWPAIVQNFQVKPSEADKENSYIKANIEATREAYGLSDVATEPFPGAPTGTAPDATTAQAVLGQLTEAPVVDPQQVRDTFQQRQQIRSYYSVPKVLDVDHYEINGKNEPLVLGARELDQSGIDASDQNWSNLHTVYTHGEGLIAAYANQVATSDEVNGRIVWAEGIGSGTSGRTDLTDTSKFETRLYYGELSPSYSIVGKASAKDASVELGLANAGSSSDVQRTTYDGKGGVPIGSTFNQLMYAIKFGEPNFLLSGRVNGNSKVLYNRTPTERVEKVAPWLTVDGDPYPAVVDGKIVWILDGYTTTDRYPNAQRESFAAMIDDSLQQDTGLQTIPTDEINYMRSAVKATVDAYDGTVTLYQWDESDPILKTWMKTFPGAVKPRSAIDDELLKHIRYPEDLFKVQRYQLARYHVTDAGDFYQGNNRWQVPEDPNASRQVFQPPYRLYSTGAADSVDNDWSLTSVFVPYRKGTVASYLQVNSDATKADSFGRLRLLEMTDQNSPGPGQVVNEMKQEKKVTDTLRDLNVQRDTPPRYGNLLTLPVEGGLIYIEPIYVVRTTGSSSFPILQYVIVKYGENVGIGETLPLALADAFGVDPSTGTPTPEPGTPETPGTPEEPSGTLEEQIAAALRKADDAFKAASEAQAAGDTVTWAKQLEIAQDEVEKAVKLADERDRKAAEETPKQ, from the coding sequence ATGAGTGAGCTGTTCGACGAGGAGCCGGAGCGCCCCGCGCCCGAGCGGACCGGCCGTCGTACCCGTGCGCTGGTGATCACCGGTGTGGTGCTCATCGTCGGGTTCTTCCTGCTCAGCGCCTTCGCGGGCCTCTACACCGACCGGCTCTGGTACAAGGAGGTCGGCTTCGGCGGGGTCTTCAGCAAGCTGCTGTGGACCCGGGTCGGGCTGTTCCTCGCCTTCGGCGCGGTGATGGGCGGCGTCGTCGCGCTCAACATGTACCTCGCGTTCCGCTTCCGGCCGCTGTTCTTGATGGCCGGGCCCGACGGGGTCGACCGCTACCGCGACGCCGTCACGCCGATCCGTGGCTGGCTGCTCGCCGGCGTCGGCGTGGTGGTCGGCATCTTCGCCGGCACGTCGGCGATCGGGCAGTGGCGCACCTTCCTGCTGTGGCGCAACGCGGAGCCGTGGGGGAGCAAGGACGCCTACTTCAAGAAGGACATCGGCTTCTACGTCTTCGACCTGCCGTGGTGGAACTTCGTCATCGACTTCGTGATGGCGGTCGCCATCGTGTCGCTGATCGCCACGGCGATCGTCCACTACCTGTACGGCGGCATCCGGCTCCAGGTCGCTCACGACCGCTTCTCGCCGGCTGCCCAGGTCCAGCTCTCGGTGCTGCTCGGCGCGTTCGTGCTGATGAAGTCGGTCGACTACTACCTCGACCGCTACGACCTCGTCGCCGACGACCACCGGCTCTTCACCGGCATGAACTACGCCGGCGAGAACGCCATGCTGCCTGCCCGCAACATCCTGGTCGGCGTCGCGCTGATCTGTGCGGTGCTGTTCTTCCTCAACGTGTGGCGCAAGACCTGGCAGCTGCCGTCGGTCGGCCTCGCGCTGCTCGCCCTGTCGGCCGTCCTGCTGGGCATGATCTGGCCCGCCATCGTGCAGAACTTCCAGGTCAAGCCGTCGGAGGCCGACAAGGAGAACTCCTACATCAAGGCCAACATCGAGGCCACCCGCGAGGCCTACGGCCTCAGCGACGTCGCGACCGAGCCGTTCCCCGGAGCGCCCACCGGGACGGCCCCGGACGCCACCACCGCCCAGGCCGTGCTCGGCCAGCTCACCGAGGCGCCGGTCGTCGACCCGCAGCAGGTGCGCGACACCTTCCAGCAGCGCCAGCAGATCCGGTCGTACTACTCGGTGCCGAAGGTGCTCGACGTCGACCACTACGAGATCAACGGCAAGAACGAGCCGCTCGTCCTCGGTGCGCGCGAGCTCGACCAGTCCGGCATCGACGCCTCCGACCAGAACTGGTCGAACCTGCACACCGTCTACACCCACGGCGAGGGCCTGATCGCGGCGTACGCCAACCAGGTCGCGACCAGCGACGAGGTCAACGGCCGGATCGTGTGGGCCGAGGGCATCGGCAGCGGCACCAGTGGCCGCACCGACCTCACCGACACCAGCAAGTTCGAGACCCGCCTCTACTACGGCGAGCTGAGCCCGTCGTACTCGATCGTCGGCAAGGCCAGCGCCAAGGACGCCAGTGTCGAGCTCGGTCTCGCCAACGCCGGCAGCTCCTCGGACGTGCAGCGCACGACGTACGACGGCAAGGGCGGTGTCCCGATCGGCAGCACGTTCAACCAGCTGATGTACGCGATCAAGTTCGGGGAGCCGAACTTCCTGCTCTCGGGGCGCGTCAACGGCAACTCGAAGGTGCTCTACAACCGCACGCCCACCGAGCGGGTGGAGAAGGTCGCGCCGTGGCTGACCGTCGACGGCGACCCGTACCCGGCGGTGGTCGACGGCAAGATCGTGTGGATCCTCGACGGCTACACGACCACCGACCGCTACCCGAATGCGCAGCGCGAGTCGTTCGCGGCGATGATCGACGACTCGCTGCAGCAGGACACCGGCCTGCAGACGATCCCGACCGACGAGATCAACTACATGCGCTCCGCGGTCAAGGCCACGGTCGACGCCTACGACGGCACGGTCACGCTCTACCAGTGGGACGAGAGCGACCCGATCCTCAAGACGTGGATGAAGACGTTCCCCGGCGCCGTGAAGCCGAGGTCGGCGATCGACGACGAGCTGCTCAAGCACATCCGCTACCCCGAGGACCTGTTCAAGGTGCAGCGCTACCAGCTGGCGCGCTACCACGTGACCGACGCCGGCGACTTCTATCAGGGCAACAACCGCTGGCAGGTCCCCGAGGACCCGAACGCCTCGCGCCAGGTCTTCCAGCCGCCGTACCGGCTCTACTCGACCGGCGCCGCGGACTCGGTCGACAACGACTGGTCGCTGACCTCGGTCTTCGTCCCGTACCGCAAGGGCACGGTGGCGTCGTACCTGCAGGTCAACTCGGACGCGACCAAGGCGGACTCCTTCGGCAGGCTGCGGTTGCTCGAGATGACCGACCAGAACTCGCCGGGACCCGGCCAGGTCGTCAACGAGATGAAGCAGGAGAAGAAGGTCACCGACACCTTGCGTGACCTCAACGTGCAGCGCGACACCCCGCCGCGCTACGGCAACCTGCTCACCCTGCCGGTCGAGGGCGGGCTGATCTACATCGAGCCGATCTACGTCGTACGGACCACCGGGTCGTCCAGCTTCCCGATCCTGCAGTACGTCATCGTCAAGTACGGCGAGAACGTCGGCATCGGCGAGACGCTGCCGCTCGCGCTGGCGGACGCGTTCGGGGTCGACCCGTCGACCGGGACACCGACGCCCGAGCCGGGCACGCCGGAGACCCCCGGCACGCCGGAGGAGCCGAGCGGGACCCTCGAGGAGCAGATCGCGGCGGCTCTGCGGAAGGCCGACGACGCGTTCAAGGCGGCGAGCGAGGCCCAGGCCGCGGGGGACACCGTGACGTGGGCCAAGCAGCTCGAGATCGCCCAGGACGAGGTCGAGAAGGCCGTGAAGCTCGCGGACGAGCGCGACAGGAAGGCTGCCGAGGAGACCCCAAAGCAGTAG
- a CDS encoding trimeric intracellular cation channel family protein — MLLTLDLVGIFVFAISGGLVAVRNQLDIVGVVVLAMATGLGGGVIRDVVIGAVPPPAIADWRYLLIPVVAGLVTFWLHPAVGRLEREINVFDAFGLGLFCVAGALKAQEYGLGPAPSAALGMVTGVGGGIIRDLLAGRIPVIFRHGELYAIPALAGAAIAATGAELGVAHAVIIAPAALVTTGWRLIADQRGWRAPVPRLGPPSS; from the coding sequence ATGCTGCTGACCCTCGACCTGGTCGGGATCTTCGTCTTCGCGATCTCCGGCGGACTGGTCGCCGTGCGCAACCAGCTCGACATCGTCGGGGTCGTGGTGCTGGCGATGGCCACCGGCCTCGGCGGGGGAGTCATCCGTGACGTCGTGATCGGTGCCGTGCCCCCACCGGCGATCGCCGACTGGCGCTACCTGCTGATCCCCGTGGTCGCCGGCCTGGTCACCTTCTGGCTGCACCCCGCCGTCGGCCGGCTCGAGCGGGAGATCAACGTCTTCGACGCCTTCGGCCTCGGCCTGTTCTGCGTGGCCGGCGCCCTCAAGGCCCAGGAGTACGGCCTGGGCCCCGCCCCCTCTGCCGCGCTCGGCATGGTCACCGGCGTCGGTGGCGGCATCATCCGCGACCTGCTCGCCGGCCGCATCCCCGTGATCTTCCGGCACGGCGAGCTCTACGCCATCCCCGCCCTCGCCGGCGCAGCCATCGCCGCGACCGGGGCCGAGCTCGGCGTCGCCCACGCAGTGATCATCGCCCCGGCCGCCCTGGTCACCACGGGGTGGCGGCTGATCGCCGACCAACGAGGGTGGCGAGCCCCCGTTCCGCGCCTGGGACCGCCGTCCTCGTGA
- a CDS encoding PHP domain-containing protein yields MSEQEYDGTPVAALRRIAFLLERGRADSYKVKAYRGAAAAILPLDPDDVAARARAGTLTDLPGVGASTARVIAQAAAGRLPDKLAEVEEQYGGPLTVEGAGTGLRARLRGDLHSHSDWSDGGSPIEEMAMTAIEVGHDYLVLTDHSPRLKVARGLSAERLTRQLAVVEAVNAHLAGAGFRLLKGIEVDILDDGSLDQSDEMLSRLEVRVASVHSKLAMDPEPLTRRMVAAVRNPFTNVLGHCTGRLVTGSRGTRPQSRFDARAVFEACAQEGVAVEINSRPERRDPPTRLLELARDVGCLFSIDSDAHAPGQLDYPLLGCERAEAAGIDADRIVNTWPVQRLLEWARPR; encoded by the coding sequence GTGAGCGAGCAGGAGTACGACGGCACGCCGGTGGCGGCGCTGCGCCGCATCGCGTTCCTCCTGGAGCGCGGGCGCGCGGACAGCTACAAGGTCAAGGCGTACCGCGGCGCGGCCGCGGCGATCCTGCCGCTGGACCCCGACGACGTCGCCGCCCGGGCGAGGGCCGGGACGCTGACCGACCTGCCCGGCGTGGGCGCCAGCACCGCACGGGTGATCGCGCAGGCCGCGGCAGGCCGGCTGCCGGACAAGCTGGCCGAGGTCGAGGAGCAGTACGGCGGCCCACTCACCGTGGAGGGCGCCGGGACCGGCCTGCGGGCGCGACTGCGTGGCGACCTGCACTCCCACTCGGACTGGTCCGACGGTGGCTCGCCCATCGAGGAGATGGCGATGACCGCGATCGAGGTGGGCCACGACTACCTCGTGCTCACCGACCACTCGCCGCGCCTCAAGGTCGCCCGCGGCCTCTCGGCCGAGCGGCTCACCCGGCAGCTCGCGGTGGTCGAGGCGGTCAACGCGCACCTCGCTGGCGCCGGCTTCCGGCTGCTCAAGGGGATCGAGGTCGACATCCTCGACGACGGCTCGCTCGACCAGAGCGACGAGATGCTCTCCCGGCTCGAGGTCCGGGTCGCCAGCGTCCACTCCAAGCTCGCGATGGACCCCGAGCCGCTGACCCGGCGGATGGTGGCCGCGGTGCGCAACCCGTTCACCAACGTGCTCGGCCACTGCACGGGCCGGCTGGTGACCGGTAGCCGCGGCACCCGTCCGCAGTCGCGGTTCGACGCCCGCGCGGTGTTCGAGGCATGTGCGCAGGAGGGCGTGGCGGTCGAGATCAACTCCCGCCCGGAGCGGCGCGACCCGCCGACCCGGCTGCTGGAGCTGGCCCGCGACGTCGGCTGCCTGTTCTCCATCGACAGCGATGCGCACGCGCCGGGGCAGCTCGACTACCCGCTGCTGGGCTGCGAGCGCGCCGAGGCCGCCGGCATCGACGCGGATCGGATCGTCAACACGTGGCCCGTCCAGCGCCTGCTGGAGTGGGCAAGGCCCAGATGA
- a CDS encoding zinc-dependent metalloprotease — protein MTDNPGDDQPNPFKGTPFEQIFGALGGAFPGGAGGGMAFFQQLQSLMQPHDGPLNWNAASDMARKAVAQEPDPSPTQRDQDRVADAVRLADHWLDTATGFPSGVATTAAWSRAEWLVETQPVWQVLVEPVAARSVTGLSSGLPEEMKAAAGPLVGIIGQAVGGMMAMQIGQGLGALAGDVLTASDIGLPLGAPGKAALVMTNVRAFAEGLDVTEDDVVLYLALREAAHQRLFAHVPWLREHLIGAVTDYARGLEINAQQIQDRVQEQLRGIDPTNLEAMQGLLEGGMFDPPQTEAQTAALSRLEIALALVEGWVDEVVGQATADRMPAAAKLREAVRRRRAAGGPAEQTFAALVGLELRPRRLRDASTLWGGLRTRSGQEARDGVWMHPDLLPTAADLDDPLSFRDEATQPEALSEDEFDAELRKLLDGPGTPDSPDNPDNPDNPDTPAE, from the coding sequence ATGACCGACAACCCGGGCGACGACCAGCCGAACCCGTTCAAGGGCACGCCGTTCGAGCAGATCTTCGGCGCCCTCGGCGGCGCCTTCCCCGGTGGCGCCGGCGGCGGGATGGCCTTCTTCCAGCAGCTGCAGTCGCTGATGCAGCCCCACGACGGCCCGCTGAACTGGAACGCCGCGAGCGACATGGCCCGCAAGGCCGTCGCCCAGGAGCCGGACCCGTCCCCCACGCAGCGCGACCAGGACCGCGTCGCCGACGCCGTCCGGCTCGCCGACCACTGGCTCGACACCGCCACCGGCTTCCCCTCCGGCGTCGCCACGACGGCCGCCTGGAGCCGCGCCGAGTGGCTGGTCGAGACCCAGCCGGTGTGGCAGGTCCTCGTCGAGCCGGTCGCGGCCCGCTCCGTGACCGGCCTGTCCAGCGGCCTGCCCGAGGAGATGAAGGCCGCGGCCGGCCCGCTGGTCGGCATCATCGGCCAGGCGGTCGGCGGGATGATGGCGATGCAGATCGGGCAGGGCCTCGGCGCGCTGGCCGGCGACGTGCTCACCGCCTCCGACATCGGCCTGCCCCTCGGCGCCCCCGGCAAGGCGGCGCTGGTCATGACCAACGTCCGCGCGTTCGCCGAGGGCCTCGACGTCACCGAGGACGACGTGGTGCTCTACCTCGCGCTGCGCGAGGCCGCCCACCAGCGGCTGTTCGCCCACGTGCCGTGGCTGCGCGAGCACCTCATCGGTGCGGTCACCGACTACGCCCGCGGCCTCGAGATCAACGCCCAGCAGATCCAGGACCGGGTCCAGGAGCAGCTGCGCGGCATCGACCCCACCAACCTCGAGGCGATGCAGGGCCTGCTCGAGGGCGGCATGTTCGACCCGCCGCAGACCGAGGCGCAGACCGCCGCCCTGTCGCGGCTCGAGATCGCGCTCGCCCTGGTCGAGGGCTGGGTCGACGAGGTCGTCGGCCAGGCCACCGCCGACCGGATGCCCGCCGCCGCCAAGCTGCGCGAGGCCGTACGCCGCCGCCGCGCCGCCGGTGGACCGGCCGAGCAGACCTTCGCCGCCCTCGTGGGCCTCGAGCTGCGCCCGCGGCGGCTGCGCGACGCGTCCACGCTGTGGGGCGGACTGCGCACCCGCTCCGGGCAGGAGGCCCGTGACGGGGTGTGGATGCACCCCGACCTGCTGCCCACCGCGGCCGACCTCGACGACCCGCTGTCCTTCCGCGACGAGGCCACCCAGCCGGAGGCGCTCAGCGAGGACGAGTTCGACGCGGAGCTGCGCAAGCTGCTCGACGGCCCCGGGACGCCCGACTCCCCCGACAACCCCGACAACCCCGACAACCCCGACACCCCCGCCGAGTGA
- a CDS encoding molybdenum cofactor biosynthesis protein MoaE, whose product MSHPAVRLVAISDQPLQVSDVLDSLDDAASGGLVLFVGRVRDHDHGQGVTGLSYSAHPSALDRLQEVCERIAGAHDVTAVAAVHRVGDLEIGDLAVVVATTAGHRGSSFEASRALIDTLKAEVPIWKHQRFSDGSDEWVGSP is encoded by the coding sequence ATGTCCCACCCCGCCGTGCGCCTCGTCGCGATCTCCGACCAGCCGCTCCAGGTGAGCGACGTGCTCGACAGCCTCGACGACGCCGCGTCCGGCGGCCTGGTGCTGTTCGTCGGCCGGGTCCGCGACCACGACCACGGGCAGGGCGTGACCGGGTTGTCGTACTCCGCCCACCCCTCCGCGCTCGACCGGCTGCAGGAGGTGTGCGAACGGATCGCCGGGGCCCACGACGTCACGGCGGTCGCGGCGGTGCACCGGGTCGGGGACCTCGAGATCGGCGACCTCGCCGTCGTCGTCGCCACCACCGCCGGGCACCGCGGCTCGTCGTTCGAGGCCAGCCGTGCCCTGATCGACACGCTCAAGGCGGAGGTGCCGATCTGGAAGCACCAGCGGTTCAGCGACGGATCCGACGAGTGGGTCGGCTCGCCGTAG
- a CDS encoding M48 family metallopeptidase has protein sequence MPTPRVEVRRSQRRRRTVTAYREGETIVVLMPDNLSVTEERAWVSKMVARVQRKELRAATPRRWDDEDLMERAHELSDEYLGGIAVPESIRWVGNQRARWGSCTPRDRTIRLSERLQRMPEWVIDYVIVHELAHLIEPHHDERFWAWVAHYPAAEKAKGYLAGWSDAARIDRPPSEQVVPGEDVD, from the coding sequence ATGCCCACCCCGCGCGTGGAGGTACGACGGTCGCAGCGCCGCCGTCGTACGGTCACGGCCTATCGCGAGGGCGAGACCATCGTCGTGCTGATGCCCGACAACCTCTCGGTCACCGAGGAGCGCGCCTGGGTCTCCAAGATGGTCGCCCGGGTCCAGCGCAAGGAGCTGCGCGCCGCCACGCCCCGCCGCTGGGACGACGAGGACCTGATGGAGCGCGCCCACGAGCTGAGCGACGAGTACCTCGGTGGGATCGCGGTGCCCGAGTCGATCCGCTGGGTGGGCAACCAGCGCGCCCGCTGGGGCTCGTGCACGCCGCGCGACCGCACCATCCGGCTCTCCGAGCGGCTGCAGCGGATGCCGGAGTGGGTGATCGACTACGTCATCGTCCACGAGCTCGCCCACCTCATCGAGCCGCACCACGACGAGAGGTTCTGGGCCTGGGTCGCCCACTACCCGGCGGCCGAGAAGGCAAAGGGCTACCTCGCCGGCTGGTCCGACGCCGCCCGGATCGACCGGCCGCCCTCGGAGCAGGTCGTCCCGGGCGAGGACGTCGACTGA
- a CDS encoding YlbL family protein translates to MSQRLIAACIAAPLVLILGGIALVVPLPYASYSPGPTYDILGKDADNAEVVQVDGHEAYYDKGQMRFTTVVASSYGQKLSLGEALSRWLDPNKAILPYDVVHPPQTSQADEKAEGAVQMTTSQDVAKAVAMSELGLKVPTAVQVAMVDEDGPAKDKLLVHDVFKEVDGEPVTKADQIIAAVRKHDDGSLVEFRILRDKRELTVRIKPKQIDGKPRVGVSLGLGYEFPFTINLRVDPQVGGPSAGLMFSLAIYDTLTPGSMTGGATVAGTGELAPDGTVGPIGGIEQKIAGAEAAGAKLFFVPKDNCADVKGLHPDLRLVKATTMHEARLALDKWVGDHDAALPTC, encoded by the coding sequence ATGAGCCAGCGCCTGATCGCCGCGTGCATCGCGGCCCCGTTGGTGCTGATCCTGGGCGGCATCGCGCTCGTGGTGCCGCTTCCGTACGCGTCCTACAGCCCCGGTCCGACGTACGACATCCTCGGCAAGGACGCCGACAACGCTGAGGTCGTGCAGGTCGACGGGCACGAGGCGTACTACGACAAGGGCCAGATGCGCTTCACGACCGTGGTCGCGTCGTCCTACGGCCAGAAGCTGTCGCTGGGCGAGGCCCTGTCGCGCTGGCTGGACCCGAACAAGGCGATCCTCCCGTACGACGTCGTGCACCCGCCCCAGACCTCGCAGGCCGACGAGAAGGCCGAGGGCGCGGTCCAGATGACGACCTCGCAGGACGTCGCGAAGGCCGTGGCGATGAGCGAACTCGGGCTGAAGGTCCCCACCGCCGTGCAGGTCGCGATGGTCGACGAGGACGGGCCGGCGAAGGACAAGCTGCTCGTCCACGACGTGTTCAAGGAGGTCGACGGCGAGCCGGTCACGAAGGCCGACCAGATCATCGCCGCGGTCCGCAAGCACGACGACGGCTCGCTCGTGGAGTTCCGGATCCTGCGCGACAAGCGCGAGCTGACCGTGCGGATCAAGCCCAAGCAGATCGACGGGAAGCCGCGCGTCGGTGTCTCGCTCGGCCTCGGCTACGAGTTCCCGTTCACGATCAACCTGCGCGTCGACCCGCAGGTCGGGGGCCCGAGCGCCGGCCTGATGTTCTCGCTGGCGATCTACGACACGCTCACCCCGGGCTCGATGACCGGCGGCGCGACCGTCGCGGGCACCGGCGAGCTGGCGCCCGACGGCACGGTCGGCCCGATCGGCGGCATCGAGCAGAAGATCGCCGGAGCCGAGGCGGCCGGGGCGAAGCTGTTCTTCGTGCCGAAGGACAACTGCGCCGACGTCAAGGGCCTCCACCCCGACCTGCGCCTCGTGAAGGCGACCACGATGCACGAGGCCCGCCTCGCGCTGGACAAGTGGGTCGGCGACCACGACGCCGCCCTGCCGACCTGCTGA